One part of the Arabidopsis thaliana chromosome 4, partial sequence genome encodes these proteins:
- a CDS encoding Disease resistance protein (TIR-NBS-LRR class) family has translation MAAASSSGSDIFPSFSGEDVRKNFLSHLLKQLNRRSINTFMDHVIERSCIIADALISAIREARISIVIFSKNYAASTWCLNELVEIDNCSKYFGQKVIPVFYDVDPSHVRKQIGEFGKVFKKTCEDKPADQKQRWVKALTDISNIAGEDLRNGPNDAHMVEKIANDVSNKLFHPPKGFGDLVGIEDHIEAIKSILCLESKEAKIMVGIWGQSGIGKSTIGRALFSQLSSQFPLRAFVTYKSTSGSDVSGMKLSWQKELLSEILGQKDIKIDHFGVVEQRLKHKKVLILLDDVDNLEFLKTLVGKAEWFGSGSRIIVITQDRQLLKAHEIDLVYEVKLPSQGLALQMISQYAFGKDSPPDDFKALAFEVAELAGSLPLGLSVLGSSLKGRDKDEWVKMMPRLRNDSDDKIEETLRVCYDRLNKKNRELFKCIACFFNGFKVSNVKELLEDDVGLTMLVEKSLIRITPDGDIEMHNLLEKLGREIDRAKSKGNPGKRQFLTNFEDIQEVLAEKTGTEILLGIRLPHPGYLTTRSFLIDEKLFKGMRNLQYLEIGYWSDGDLPQSLVYLPLKLRLLEWVYCPLKSLPSTFRAEYLVKLIMKNSKLEKLWEGTLPLGSLKKMNLWYSKYFKEIPDLSLAINLEELNLSECESLVTLPSSIQNAIKLRTLYCSGVLLIDLKSLEGMCNLEYLSVDCSRMEGTQGIVYFPSKLRLLLWNNCPLKRLHSNFKVEYLVKLRMENSDLEKLWDGTQPLGRLKQMFLRGSKYLKEIPDLSLAINLEEVDICKCESLVTFPSSMQNAIKLIYLDISDCKKLESFPTDLNLESLEYLNLTGCPNLRNFPAIKMGCSDVDFPEGRNEIVVEDCFWNKNLPAGLDYLDCLMRCMPCEFRPEYLVFLNVRCYKHEKLWEGIQSLGSLEEMDLSESENLTEIPDLSKATNLKHLYLNNCKSLVTLPSTIGNLQKLVRLEMKECTGLEVLPTDVNLSSLETLDLSGCSSLRTFPLISKSIKWLYLENTAIEEILDLSKATKLESLILNNCKSLVTLPSTIGNLQNLRRLYMKRCTGLEVLPTDVNLSSLGILDLSGCSSLRTFPLISTNIVWLYLENTAIGEVPCCIEDFTRLRVLLMYCCQRLKNISPNIFRLRSLMFADFTDCRGVIKALSDATVVATMEDHVSCVPLSENIEYTCERFWDALYDDDYKNYVVDWRLRRESFSFCNCFKLERDARELILRSCFKHVALPGGEIPKYFTYRAYGDSLTVTLPQSSLSQYFFPFKACVVVEPPSEGKGFYPSLKDQRMRCTTLVCLSRNRVQPTDYEKREADGDDIGDI, from the exons ATGGCggcagcttcttcttctggcaGCGACATTTTTCCAAGCTTCAGTGGGGAAGATGTTCGCAAGAATTTCCTCAGCCATCTTCTTAAGCAGCTCAATCGCAGATCAATCAATACATTCATGGATCACGTCATCGAGAGAAGCTGCATAATCGCCGATGCGCTTATATCGGCGATTAGAGAAGCGAGGATCTCAATTGTCATCTTCTCTAAGAACTATGCTGCTTCCACGTGGTGCTTGAATGAATTGGTTGAAATCGACAATTgctctaaatattttggacAAAAGGTGATACCGGTTTTCTACGACGTTGATCCTTCTCATGTTAGAAAACAGATCGGTGAATTTGGAAAGGTCTTTAAAAAGACATGCGAGGACAAACCAGCAGATCAGAAACAAAGATGGGTTAAAGCTCTCACAGATATATCAAATATTGCCGGGGAGGATCTTCGGAACGG GCCTAATGATGCGCATATGGTTGAAAAGATAGCCAATGATGTTTCGAATAAACTTTTTCATCCGCCAAAGGGTTTTGGTGACTTAGTCGGAATTGAAGATCATATAGAGGCAATAAAATCAATACTGTGCTTGGAATCCAAAGAAGCTAAAATAATGGTCGGGATTTGGGGACAGTCAGGGATTGGTAAGAGTACCATAGGAAGAGCTCTTTTCAGTCAACTCTCTAGCCAATTCCCCCTTCGCGCTTTCGTAACTTACAAAAGCACCAGCGGTAGTGACGTCTCTGGCATGAAGTTGAGTTGGCAAAAAGAACTTCTCTCGGAAATCTTAGGTCAAAAGGACATAAAGATAGATCATTTTGGTGTGGTGGAGCAAAGATTAAAGCACAAAAAAGTTCTTATCCTTCTTGATGATGTGGATAATCTAGAGTTTCTTAAGACCTTAGTGGGAAAAGCTGAATGGTTTGGATCTGGAAGCAGAATAATTGTGATCACTCAAGATAGGCAACTTCTCAAGGCTCATGAGATTGACCTTGTATATGAGGTGAAGCTGCCATCTCAAGGTCTTGCTCTTCAGATGATATCCCAATATGCTTTTGGGAAAGACTCTCCACCTGATGATTTTAAGGCACTAGCATTTGAAGTTGCCGAGCTTGCTGGTAGTCTTCCTTTGGGTCTCAGTGTCTTGGGTTCATCTCTAAAAGGAAGGGACAAAGATGAGTGGGTGAAGATGATGCCTAGGCTTCGAAATGACTCAGATGATAAAATTGAGGAAACACTAAGAGTCTGCTACGATaggttaaataaaaaaaatagagagttATTTAAGTGCATTGCATGTTTCTTCAATGGTTTTAAAGTCAGTAACGTCAAAGAATTACTTGAAGATGATGTTGGGCTTACAATGTTGGTTGAGAAGTCCCTCATACGTATTACACCGGATGGAGATATAGAGATGCACAATTTGCTAGAGAAATTGGGTAGAGAAATTGATCGTGCAAAGTCCAAGGGTAATCCTGGAAAACGTCAATTTCTGACAAATTTTGAGGATATTCAAGAAGTATTGGCCGAGAAAACT GGGACAGAAATTCTTCTTGGAATACGTTTGCCACACCCGGGATATCTTACGACAAGGTCGTTCTTAATAGatgaaaaattattcaaaGGCATGCGTAATCTCCAATATCTAGAAATTGGTTATTGGTCAGATGGGGATCTACCTCAGAGCCTCGTTTATTTGCCCCTTAAACTCAGATTGCTAGAATGGGTTTATTGTCCGTTGAAGTCTTTGCCATCTACTTTTAGGGCGGAGTATCTAGTTAAACTCATAATGAAGAATAGTAAGCTTGAGAAACTGTGGGAAGGAACTCTG CCCCTTGGAAGtctcaagaagatgaatttgtggtattccaaatattttaaagaaattccAGATCTTTCTTTAGCCATAAACCTCGAGGAATTAAATCTTTCTGAATGCGAATCTTTGGTGACACTTCCTTCCTCGATTCAGAATGCCATTAAACTGAGGACGTTATATTGTTCGGGGGTGCTATTAATAGATTTAAAATCATTAGAAGGCATGTGTAATCTCGAATATCTATCAGTTGATTGCTCACGTATGGAAGGCACTCAGGGCATCGTTTATTTCCCTAGTAAACTCAGATTGCTATTGTGGAATAATTGTCCATTGAAGCGTTTGCATTCTAATTTTAAGGTTGAGTATCTGGTTAAACTCAGAATGGAGAATAGTGACCTTGAGAAGCTGTGGGATGGAACTCAG CCACTTGGAAGACTCAAGCAGATGTTTCTGCGTGGTTccaaatatttgaaagagaTTCCAGATCTTTCTTTAGCCATAAACCTCGAGGAAGTAGATATTTGTAAATGCGAATCCTTGGTGACATTTCCTTCCTCGATGCAGAATGCCATTAAACTTATCTATTTAGATATTAGTGATTGCAAAAAGCTAGAGAGTTTTCCAACCGATCTCAACTTGGAATCTCTCGAGTACCTCAATCTCACTGGATGCCCGAATTTGAGAAATTTCCCAGCAATCAAAATGGGATGTTCAGACGTTGACTTTCCGGAAGGGAGAAATGAGATCGTGGTAGAAGATTGTTTCTGGAACAAGAATCTCCCTGCTGGACTAGATTATCTCGACTGCCTTATGAGATGTATGCCTTGTGAATTTCGCCCAGAATATCTCGTTTTTCTCAATGTGAGGTGCTACAAGCATGAGAAGCTATGGGAAGGCATCCAG tCGCTTGGAAGTCTCGAAGAGATGGATCTGTCAGAATCTGAAAACCTGACAGAAATTCCAGATCTTTCAAAGGCCACCAATCTGAAGCATTTATATCTCAACAACTGCAAAAGTTTGGTGACACTTCCTTCTACTATTGGGAATCTCCAAAAATTGGTGAGGTTGGAAATGAAAGAATGCACAGGGCTGGAGGTTCTTCCAACCGATGTCAACTTGTCATCTCTCGAAACCCTCGATCTCAGTGGTTGCTCAAGTTTGAGAACTTTTCCTCTGATTTCAAAGAGTATCAAATGGCTCTATCTGGAAAACACCGCCATTGAAGAAATTCTAGATCTTTCAAAGGCCACCAAGCTCGAGTCTTTGATACTCAACAACTGCAAAAGTTTGGTGACACTTCCTTCTACAATTGGGAATCTTCAAAATTTGAGACGTTTGTACATGAAAAGATGCACAGGGCTGGAGGTTCTTCCAACCGATGTCAACTTGTCATCTCTGGGTATCCTCGATCTCAGTGGTTGCTCAAGTTTGAGAACTTTTCCTCTGATTTCAACTAATATTGTATGGCTCTATCTGGAAAACACCGCCATTGGAGAAGTTCCCTGCTGCATTGAGGATTTCACGAGGCTCCGTGTACTACTGATGTATTGTTGCCAGAGGTTGAAAAACATCTCCCCAAACATTTTCAGACTGAGAAGTCTAATGTTCGCCGACTTTACAGACTGTAGAGGTGTCATCAAGGCGTTGAGTGATGCAACTGTGGTAGCGACAATGGAAGATCACGTTTCTTGTGTACCATTATCTGAAAACATTGAATATACATGTGAACGTTTCTGGGATGCGttgtatgatgatgattataaGAACTACGTCGTAGATTGGCGCTTACGTAGGGAATCCTTTAGCTTCTGCAATTGCTTCAAATTGGAAAGAGATGCGCGAGAACTTATCCTACGATCATGCTTCAAGCATGTGGCCTTACCAGGTGGAGAAATCCCTAAGTATTTCACGTATCGAGCTTATGGAGATTCCCTAACTGTCACTTTACCTCAGAGCTCTCTTTCTCAATACTTCTTTCCATTTAAGGCTTGCGTCGTGGTTGAACCTCCCTCCGAGGGCAAGGGTTTTTATCCATCCTTGAAG GATCAAAGAATGCGGTGTACGACTCTTGTATGTCtatcaagaaacagagtacaACCAACAGACTACGAGAAGCGAGAAGCGGATGGGG ATGACATCGGGGACATCTGA
- a CDS encoding Disease resistance protein (TIR-NBS-LRR class) family gives MAAASSSGSDIFPSFSGEDVRKNFLSHLLKQLNRRSINTFMDHVIERSCIIADALISAIREARISIVIFSKNYAASTWCLNELVEIDNCSKYFGQKVIPVFYDVDPSHVRKQIGEFGKVFKKTCEDKPADQKQRWVKALTDISNIAGEDLRNGPNDAHMVEKIANDVSNKLFHPPKGFGDLVGIEDHIEAIKSILCLESKEAKIMVGIWGQSGIGKSTIGRALFSQLSSQFPLRAFVTYKSTSGSDVSGMKLSWQKELLSEILGQKDIKIDHFGVVEQRLKHKKVLILLDDVDNLEFLKTLVGKAEWFGSGSRIIVITQDRQLLKAHEIDLVYEVKLPSQGLALQMISQYAFGKDSPPDDFKALAFEVAELAGSLPLGLSVLGSSLKGRDKDEWVKMMPRLRNDSDDKIEETLRVCYDRLNKKNRELFKCIACFFNGFKVSNVKELLEDDVGLTMLVEKSLIRITPDGDIEMHNLLEKLGREIDRAKSKGNPGKRQFLTNFEDIQEVLAEKTGTEILLGIRLPHPGYLTTRSFLIDEKLFKGMRNLQYLEIGYWSDGDLPQSLVYLPLKLRLLEWVYCPLKSLPSTFRAEYLVKLIMKNSKLEKLWEGTLPLGSLKKMNLWYSKYFKEIPDLSLAINLEELNLSECESLVTLPSSIQNAIKLRTLYCSGVLLIDLKSLEGMCNLEYLSVDCSRMEGTQGIVYFPSKLRLLLWNNCPLKRLHSNFKVEYLVKLRMENSDLEKLWDGTQPLGRLKQMFLRGSKYLKEIPDLSLAINLEEVDICKCESLVTFPSSMQNAIKLIYLDISDCKKLESFPTDLNLESLEYLNLTGCPNLRNFPAIKMGCSDVDFPEGRNEIVVEDCFWNKNLPAGLDYLDCLMRCMPCEFRPEYLVFLNVRCYKHEKLWEGIQSLGSLEEMDLSESENLTEIPDLSKATNLKHLYLNNCKSLVTLPSTIGNLQKLVRLEMKECTGLEVLPTDVNLSSLETLDLSGCSSLRTFPLISKSIKWLYLENTAIEEILDLSKATKLESLILNNCKSLVTLPSTIGNLQNLRRLYMKRCTGLEVLPTDVNLSSLGILDLSGCSSLRTFPLISTNIVWLYLENTAIGEVPCCIEDFTRLRVLLMYCCQRLKNISPNIFRLRSLMFADFTDCRGVIKALSDATVVATMEDHVSCVPLSENIEYTCERFWDALYDDDYKNYVVDWRLRRESFSFCNCFKLERDARELILRSCFKHVALPGGEIPKYFTYRAYGDSLTVTLPQSSLSQYFFPFKACVVVEPPSEGKGFYPSLKVNVGFNGKQYQKSFFEDADLQFCKTDHLFFCSFKIWSEWSLNFVAPIGSKNAVYDSCMSIKKQSTTNRLREARSGWG, from the exons ATGGCggcagcttcttcttctggcaGCGACATTTTTCCAAGCTTCAGTGGGGAAGATGTTCGCAAGAATTTCCTCAGCCATCTTCTTAAGCAGCTCAATCGCAGATCAATCAATACATTCATGGATCACGTCATCGAGAGAAGCTGCATAATCGCCGATGCGCTTATATCGGCGATTAGAGAAGCGAGGATCTCAATTGTCATCTTCTCTAAGAACTATGCTGCTTCCACGTGGTGCTTGAATGAATTGGTTGAAATCGACAATTgctctaaatattttggacAAAAGGTGATACCGGTTTTCTACGACGTTGATCCTTCTCATGTTAGAAAACAGATCGGTGAATTTGGAAAGGTCTTTAAAAAGACATGCGAGGACAAACCAGCAGATCAGAAACAAAGATGGGTTAAAGCTCTCACAGATATATCAAATATTGCCGGGGAGGATCTTCGGAACGG GCCTAATGATGCGCATATGGTTGAAAAGATAGCCAATGATGTTTCGAATAAACTTTTTCATCCGCCAAAGGGTTTTGGTGACTTAGTCGGAATTGAAGATCATATAGAGGCAATAAAATCAATACTGTGCTTGGAATCCAAAGAAGCTAAAATAATGGTCGGGATTTGGGGACAGTCAGGGATTGGTAAGAGTACCATAGGAAGAGCTCTTTTCAGTCAACTCTCTAGCCAATTCCCCCTTCGCGCTTTCGTAACTTACAAAAGCACCAGCGGTAGTGACGTCTCTGGCATGAAGTTGAGTTGGCAAAAAGAACTTCTCTCGGAAATCTTAGGTCAAAAGGACATAAAGATAGATCATTTTGGTGTGGTGGAGCAAAGATTAAAGCACAAAAAAGTTCTTATCCTTCTTGATGATGTGGATAATCTAGAGTTTCTTAAGACCTTAGTGGGAAAAGCTGAATGGTTTGGATCTGGAAGCAGAATAATTGTGATCACTCAAGATAGGCAACTTCTCAAGGCTCATGAGATTGACCTTGTATATGAGGTGAAGCTGCCATCTCAAGGTCTTGCTCTTCAGATGATATCCCAATATGCTTTTGGGAAAGACTCTCCACCTGATGATTTTAAGGCACTAGCATTTGAAGTTGCCGAGCTTGCTGGTAGTCTTCCTTTGGGTCTCAGTGTCTTGGGTTCATCTCTAAAAGGAAGGGACAAAGATGAGTGGGTGAAGATGATGCCTAGGCTTCGAAATGACTCAGATGATAAAATTGAGGAAACACTAAGAGTCTGCTACGATaggttaaataaaaaaaatagagagttATTTAAGTGCATTGCATGTTTCTTCAATGGTTTTAAAGTCAGTAACGTCAAAGAATTACTTGAAGATGATGTTGGGCTTACAATGTTGGTTGAGAAGTCCCTCATACGTATTACACCGGATGGAGATATAGAGATGCACAATTTGCTAGAGAAATTGGGTAGAGAAATTGATCGTGCAAAGTCCAAGGGTAATCCTGGAAAACGTCAATTTCTGACAAATTTTGAGGATATTCAAGAAGTATTGGCCGAGAAAACT GGGACAGAAATTCTTCTTGGAATACGTTTGCCACACCCGGGATATCTTACGACAAGGTCGTTCTTAATAGatgaaaaattattcaaaGGCATGCGTAATCTCCAATATCTAGAAATTGGTTATTGGTCAGATGGGGATCTACCTCAGAGCCTCGTTTATTTGCCCCTTAAACTCAGATTGCTAGAATGGGTTTATTGTCCGTTGAAGTCTTTGCCATCTACTTTTAGGGCGGAGTATCTAGTTAAACTCATAATGAAGAATAGTAAGCTTGAGAAACTGTGGGAAGGAACTCTG CCCCTTGGAAGtctcaagaagatgaatttgtggtattccaaatattttaaagaaattccAGATCTTTCTTTAGCCATAAACCTCGAGGAATTAAATCTTTCTGAATGCGAATCTTTGGTGACACTTCCTTCCTCGATTCAGAATGCCATTAAACTGAGGACGTTATATTGTTCGGGGGTGCTATTAATAGATTTAAAATCATTAGAAGGCATGTGTAATCTCGAATATCTATCAGTTGATTGCTCACGTATGGAAGGCACTCAGGGCATCGTTTATTTCCCTAGTAAACTCAGATTGCTATTGTGGAATAATTGTCCATTGAAGCGTTTGCATTCTAATTTTAAGGTTGAGTATCTGGTTAAACTCAGAATGGAGAATAGTGACCTTGAGAAGCTGTGGGATGGAACTCAG CCACTTGGAAGACTCAAGCAGATGTTTCTGCGTGGTTccaaatatttgaaagagaTTCCAGATCTTTCTTTAGCCATAAACCTCGAGGAAGTAGATATTTGTAAATGCGAATCCTTGGTGACATTTCCTTCCTCGATGCAGAATGCCATTAAACTTATCTATTTAGATATTAGTGATTGCAAAAAGCTAGAGAGTTTTCCAACCGATCTCAACTTGGAATCTCTCGAGTACCTCAATCTCACTGGATGCCCGAATTTGAGAAATTTCCCAGCAATCAAAATGGGATGTTCAGACGTTGACTTTCCGGAAGGGAGAAATGAGATCGTGGTAGAAGATTGTTTCTGGAACAAGAATCTCCCTGCTGGACTAGATTATCTCGACTGCCTTATGAGATGTATGCCTTGTGAATTTCGCCCAGAATATCTCGTTTTTCTCAATGTGAGGTGCTACAAGCATGAGAAGCTATGGGAAGGCATCCAG tCGCTTGGAAGTCTCGAAGAGATGGATCTGTCAGAATCTGAAAACCTGACAGAAATTCCAGATCTTTCAAAGGCCACCAATCTGAAGCATTTATATCTCAACAACTGCAAAAGTTTGGTGACACTTCCTTCTACTATTGGGAATCTCCAAAAATTGGTGAGGTTGGAAATGAAAGAATGCACAGGGCTGGAGGTTCTTCCAACCGATGTCAACTTGTCATCTCTCGAAACCCTCGATCTCAGTGGTTGCTCAAGTTTGAGAACTTTTCCTCTGATTTCAAAGAGTATCAAATGGCTCTATCTGGAAAACACCGCCATTGAAGAAATTCTAGATCTTTCAAAGGCCACCAAGCTCGAGTCTTTGATACTCAACAACTGCAAAAGTTTGGTGACACTTCCTTCTACAATTGGGAATCTTCAAAATTTGAGACGTTTGTACATGAAAAGATGCACAGGGCTGGAGGTTCTTCCAACCGATGTCAACTTGTCATCTCTGGGTATCCTCGATCTCAGTGGTTGCTCAAGTTTGAGAACTTTTCCTCTGATTTCAACTAATATTGTATGGCTCTATCTGGAAAACACCGCCATTGGAGAAGTTCCCTGCTGCATTGAGGATTTCACGAGGCTCCGTGTACTACTGATGTATTGTTGCCAGAGGTTGAAAAACATCTCCCCAAACATTTTCAGACTGAGAAGTCTAATGTTCGCCGACTTTACAGACTGTAGAGGTGTCATCAAGGCGTTGAGTGATGCAACTGTGGTAGCGACAATGGAAGATCACGTTTCTTGTGTACCATTATCTGAAAACATTGAATATACATGTGAACGTTTCTGGGATGCGttgtatgatgatgattataaGAACTACGTCGTAGATTGGCGCTTACGTAGGGAATCCTTTAGCTTCTGCAATTGCTTCAAATTGGAAAGAGATGCGCGAGAACTTATCCTACGATCATGCTTCAAGCATGTGGCCTTACCAGGTGGAGAAATCCCTAAGTATTTCACGTATCGAGCTTATGGAGATTCCCTAACTGTCACTTTACCTCAGAGCTCTCTTTCTCAATACTTCTTTCCATTTAAGGCTTGCGTCGTGGTTGAACCTCCCTCCGAGGGCAAGGGTTTTTATCCATCCTTGAAGGTAAATGTTGGCTTCAATGGCAAACAGTATcagaaatcattttttgaagATGCAGACCTGCAGTTTTGTAAGACGGATCATCTGTTTTTCTGTTCCTTCAAGATCTGGTCTGAATGgagtttaaattttgttgcTCCAATAGGATCAAAGAATGCGGTGTACGACTCTTGTATGTCtatcaagaaacagagtacaACCAACAGACTACGAGAAGCGAGAAGCGGATGGGG ATGA